In a genomic window of Comamonadaceae bacterium OTU4NAUVB1:
- a CDS encoding alpha-1,4-glucan--maltose-1-phosphate maltosyltransferase: MPEDGHVRAVVDAVLPAVDGGRFAVKRVAGERFDVTAHCFADGHDVLRVILQWRAEGDAEVTEVPMTLLNNDIWEASFTPPVPGRYGYTVVAWVDGFASWRHELTRRVDEDDIRIAAQVGAIELLAAAGRARGADADALSRFARELEQAALDRSMEAAAIKALALDADTEALAARYPDRRAEARHAVELPLVADRERARFSSWYELFPRSAGDTPGVHGTFKDVEKRLPAIAKMGFDVLYFPPIHPVGRVQRKGKNNALVAGPDDVGSPWAIGSTEGGHKSILPALGTPEDFRHLVAQARALDIDIALDIAFQCAPDHPYVTEHPGWFRWRPDGSVQYAENPPKKYQDIYPFNFECEEWRGLWAELKSVFDHWIGEGVTVFRVDNPHTKAFPFWEWAITEIKREHPEIIFLAEAFTRPKVMHRLAKLGYSQSYTYYTWRNTKAELEAYFTELSQGPGHDYFRPNVWPNTPDILHEQLQEGDAATYRARLVLAATLAASYGIYGPAYELLEHRPRHAGSEEYLDSEKYQLRTWDHDQPKSLAPFIERVNRIRQDNEALRANGSLRFLAVQNDQLIAYAKASEDGLNVIVTVVNLDPHHAQEGWIGLEPDSIDVEPGQPWQMHDLLSDQRFTWNGDWHYVRLDPQRAPAHVFVVRRKARDENDFEYFV, from the coding sequence ATGCCCGAGGACGGGCACGTCCGCGCCGTCGTCGACGCGGTGCTGCCGGCCGTCGACGGCGGGCGTTTCGCCGTCAAGCGCGTGGCCGGCGAGCGTTTCGACGTCACGGCGCACTGCTTCGCCGACGGCCACGACGTGCTGCGGGTGATCCTGCAATGGCGCGCCGAGGGCGATGCCGAGGTCACCGAAGTGCCGATGACGCTGCTCAACAACGACATCTGGGAGGCCTCCTTCACGCCGCCGGTGCCCGGACGCTACGGCTACACGGTGGTGGCCTGGGTCGACGGCTTCGCGTCGTGGCGACACGAACTCACGCGACGCGTCGACGAGGACGACATCCGCATCGCCGCGCAGGTCGGCGCGATCGAGCTGCTGGCCGCCGCCGGCCGCGCGCGTGGCGCGGACGCCGACGCGCTGAGCCGGTTCGCCCGCGAGCTGGAGCAGGCCGCGCTCGACCGGTCCATGGAAGCCGCCGCCATCAAGGCCCTCGCGCTGGACGCCGACACCGAGGCGCTCGCCGCCCGCTATCCGGACCGTCGCGCCGAGGCGCGCCACGCGGTGGAACTGCCGCTGGTGGCCGACCGCGAACGCGCGCGCTTCAGCAGCTGGTACGAACTCTTCCCGCGCTCGGCCGGCGACACGCCGGGCGTGCACGGCACCTTCAAGGACGTCGAGAAGCGCCTGCCGGCCATCGCCAAGATGGGCTTCGACGTGCTGTATTTCCCGCCCATCCATCCGGTGGGCCGGGTGCAGCGCAAGGGCAAGAACAACGCGCTCGTGGCCGGTCCCGACGACGTCGGCAGCCCCTGGGCCATCGGCTCGACCGAAGGCGGCCACAAGTCGATCCTGCCGGCACTGGGCACGCCCGAGGACTTCCGCCACCTGGTCGCGCAGGCCAGGGCGCTGGACATCGACATCGCGCTGGACATCGCGTTCCAGTGCGCGCCGGACCACCCCTACGTCACCGAGCACCCGGGCTGGTTCCGCTGGCGTCCGGACGGCAGCGTGCAGTACGCCGAGAACCCGCCCAAGAAGTACCAGGACATCTACCCGTTCAACTTCGAGTGCGAGGAATGGCGCGGCCTGTGGGCCGAACTCAAGAGCGTGTTCGACCACTGGATCGGCGAGGGCGTGACGGTGTTCCGCGTCGACAACCCGCACACCAAGGCGTTCCCGTTCTGGGAATGGGCCATCACCGAGATCAAGCGCGAGCACCCGGAGATCATCTTCCTGGCCGAGGCCTTCACGCGCCCGAAGGTGATGCACCGCCTGGCCAAGCTGGGCTATTCGCAGTCCTACACCTACTACACCTGGCGCAACACCAAGGCCGAGCTGGAGGCGTACTTCACCGAGCTGTCGCAGGGCCCGGGCCACGACTACTTCCGCCCGAACGTCTGGCCCAACACGCCCGACATCCTGCACGAGCAACTCCAGGAAGGCGACGCGGCCACCTACCGCGCGCGCCTGGTGCTGGCGGCCACGCTGGCGGCGAGCTACGGCATCTACGGCCCGGCCTACGAACTCCTGGAGCACCGCCCGCGCCATGCCGGCAGCGAGGAATACCTCGACTCCGAGAAGTACCAGTTGCGCACCTGGGACCACGACCAGCCCAAGAGCCTGGCGCCCTTCATCGAGCGCGTCAACCGCATCCGCCAGGACAACGAGGCCCTGCGCGCGAACGGCAGCCTGCGCTTCCTGGCGGTGCAGAACGACCAGCTGATCGCTTACGCCAAGGCCTCCGAAGACGGCCTGAACGTGATCGTGACCGTGGTCAACCTCGATCCGCACCACGCGCAGGAAGGCTGGATCGGGCTGGAACCCGACTCGATCGACGTCGAGCCCGGCCAGCCCTGGCAGATGCACGACCTGCTGAGCGACCAGCGCTTCACCTGGAACGGCGACTGGCACTACGTGCGGCTCGACCCGCAGCGCGCGCCGGCGCACGTCTTCGTGGTGCGCCGCAAGGCGCGCGACGAGAACGACTTCGAATACTTCGTCTGA
- the treS gene encoding maltose alpha-D-glucosyltransferase codes for MNAPLPGLTLENPQIDTSDDPQWYRDAVIYQLNVKAFFDTNNDGVGDFKGVTAKLDYVKELGVNTIWLMPFYPSPLRDDGYDISEYENVNPQYGTIEDFKEMLDAAHQRGLRVITELVINHTSDQHPWFKAARRAPPGSPERNFYVWSDTDQIYQGTRIIFTDTETSNWTWDPVAKQYFWHRFFSHQPDLNFDNPAVMEAILKTMRFWLDMGVDGFRLDAIPYLVERDGTSNENLPETHVVIKQLRAAIDAEYKNRFLLAEANMWPEDVREYFGNGDECHMAYHFPLMPRMYMAIAQEDRDPIIEILQQTPEIPDGCQWAIFLRNHDELTLEMVTSRERDYMYRMYAADPRARINLGIRRRLAPLMENDTDRIKLMNSMLLSMPGSPIIYYGDEIGMGDNVFVGDRNGVRTPMQWSPDRNAGFSRADPQSLYLQPIMDAMYGYEALNVETQSREASSLLNWTKRMLAVRKTSRAFGRGRRRFLKPGNRKVLAYISEHDNDLILSVFNLSGSAQPVELDLSAYKGRVPVEMLGKTAFPPVGDLPYLLTMPSHGFYWFRLSADVAMPSWHQEGVPLQDRPVLVLFDGWTSFFRERVMPWRIGMAERMRLQLETETLPLHVQTQRWYASKGTPVQRARLRDHAVWEDGERSWMLPLVDLDGPAEASTYFMPLALAWEDRDDEQIKALMPGAVAKVRQQADVGVMADAFCDEHFCRAVVQAIGRRTELPTTRGKLLFRPTAAFASLAGEGIDAMAVTPPSAHSSNTVVTLGEQLFLKGYRRLRPGINPELEIGRFLTEVARFPNCVPVAGALEYAAEDGGVMTLAIVQAFVPNQGDGWDYTLAYLERHLESLRTFDAPQPEDVHGGFLALIHTLGERTAELHLALSVRSGDPAFDPEPVTTVDVQGWRDRAGSEATRTMELLSERLSELSPEVQEDAKRLLAHADEVRARVAAFPLEGQDGLKTRYHGDYHLGQVLVSRNDFLIIDFEGEPARTFEERRQRSSALRDVAGMVRSFNYAHWSALRRVAQSPDELVKLEAAARDWENQTRDAFLNAYGERMIEGGSTQSGEAAERLLALFEFEKAMYELRYELSNRLDWVQVPLQGILALVDRA; via the coding sequence ATGAATGCTCCTTTGCCCGGCCTGACGCTGGAAAACCCGCAGATCGACACCAGCGACGATCCGCAGTGGTACCGCGACGCGGTCATCTACCAGCTCAACGTCAAGGCCTTCTTCGACACCAACAACGACGGCGTCGGCGACTTCAAGGGCGTGACGGCCAAGCTCGACTACGTGAAGGAGCTGGGCGTCAACACCATCTGGCTGATGCCCTTCTATCCCTCGCCGCTGCGCGACGACGGCTACGACATCTCCGAGTACGAGAACGTCAATCCCCAGTACGGGACCATCGAGGACTTCAAGGAGATGCTCGACGCGGCGCACCAGCGCGGCCTGCGCGTGATCACCGAGCTGGTCATCAACCACACCTCCGACCAGCACCCGTGGTTCAAGGCCGCCCGCCGCGCCCCGCCCGGCTCGCCCGAGCGCAACTTCTACGTCTGGAGCGACACCGACCAGATCTACCAGGGCACGCGGATCATCTTCACCGACACCGAAACCTCCAACTGGACCTGGGACCCGGTGGCCAAGCAGTATTTCTGGCACCGCTTCTTCAGCCACCAGCCGGACCTCAACTTCGACAACCCGGCGGTGATGGAGGCCATCCTGAAGACGATGCGCTTCTGGCTCGACATGGGGGTCGACGGCTTCCGGCTCGACGCCATCCCCTACCTCGTGGAGCGCGACGGCACCAGCAACGAGAACCTGCCCGAGACCCACGTGGTCATCAAGCAGCTGCGCGCGGCGATCGACGCCGAGTACAAGAACCGCTTCCTGCTGGCCGAGGCCAACATGTGGCCGGAGGACGTGCGCGAGTACTTCGGCAACGGCGACGAGTGCCACATGGCCTACCACTTCCCGCTGATGCCGCGCATGTACATGGCCATCGCGCAGGAGGACCGCGACCCGATCATCGAGATCCTGCAGCAGACCCCGGAGATCCCCGACGGCTGCCAGTGGGCGATCTTCCTGCGCAACCACGACGAGCTGACCCTGGAGATGGTGACCAGCCGCGAGCGCGACTACATGTACCGCATGTACGCGGCCGACCCGCGCGCGCGCATCAACCTGGGCATCCGACGGCGCCTGGCGCCGCTGATGGAGAACGACACCGACCGCATCAAGCTCATGAACAGCATGCTGCTGTCGATGCCCGGCTCGCCCATCATCTACTACGGCGACGAGATCGGCATGGGCGACAACGTGTTCGTGGGCGACAGGAACGGCGTGCGTACGCCGATGCAGTGGAGCCCGGACCGCAACGCCGGCTTCTCGCGCGCCGACCCGCAGAGCCTGTACCTGCAGCCCATCATGGACGCGATGTACGGCTACGAGGCGCTCAACGTCGAGACGCAGTCGCGCGAGGCCAGTTCCCTGCTCAACTGGACCAAGCGCATGCTGGCCGTGCGCAAGACCAGCCGCGCCTTCGGCCGCGGCCGGCGCCGCTTCCTGAAGCCCGGCAACCGCAAGGTGCTGGCGTACATCAGCGAGCACGACAACGACCTGATCCTGTCGGTGTTCAACCTCTCGGGCTCGGCCCAGCCGGTGGAGCTGGACCTGTCGGCCTACAAGGGCCGCGTGCCGGTGGAGATGCTGGGCAAGACCGCGTTCCCGCCGGTGGGCGACCTGCCCTACCTGCTGACCATGCCCTCGCACGGCTTCTACTGGTTCCGCCTCTCGGCCGACGTGGCGATGCCCAGCTGGCACCAGGAAGGCGTGCCGCTGCAGGACCGCCCGGTGCTGGTGCTGTTCGACGGCTGGACCAGCTTCTTCCGCGAACGCGTGATGCCCTGGCGCATCGGCATGGCCGAGCGCATGCGGCTGCAGCTGGAGACCGAGACGCTGCCGCTGCACGTGCAGACCCAGCGCTGGTACGCCTCCAAGGGCACGCCGGTGCAGCGCGCCCGCCTGCGCGACCACGCCGTCTGGGAGGACGGCGAGCGCAGCTGGATGCTGCCGCTCGTCGACCTCGACGGCCCGGCCGAGGCCTCGACGTACTTCATGCCCCTGGCGCTGGCCTGGGAGGACCGCGACGACGAGCAGATCAAGGCGCTGATGCCCGGCGCCGTGGCCAAGGTGCGCCAGCAGGCCGACGTCGGCGTGATGGCCGATGCCTTCTGCGACGAGCACTTCTGCCGCGCGGTGGTCCAGGCGATCGGCCGGCGCACCGAGCTGCCGACCACGCGCGGCAAGCTCCTGTTCCGCCCGACCGCGGCCTTCGCCAGCCTGGCGGGCGAAGGCATCGACGCGATGGCGGTCACTCCGCCCAGCGCGCACAGCAGCAACACCGTCGTCACGCTGGGCGAGCAGCTGTTCCTCAAGGGCTATCGGCGCCTGCGCCCGGGCATCAACCCGGAACTGGAGATCGGCCGTTTCCTCACCGAGGTCGCGCGCTTCCCCAACTGCGTGCCGGTGGCCGGCGCACTGGAGTACGCCGCCGAGGACGGCGGCGTCATGACGCTGGCGATCGTGCAGGCCTTCGTGCCCAACCAGGGCGACGGCTGGGACTACACCCTGGCCTACCTGGAGCGCCACCTGGAATCCCTGCGCACGTTCGACGCGCCGCAGCCCGAGGACGTGCACGGCGGTTTCCTGGCGCTGATCCACACCCTGGGCGAGCGCACCGCCGAGCTGCACCTGGCCCTGTCGGTGCGTTCGGGCGACCCGGCCTTCGACCCGGAACCGGTGACCACCGTGGACGTGCAGGGCTGGCGTGACCGCGCCGGCAGCGAGGCCACGCGCACGATGGAACTGCTGTCCGAACGCCTGTCGGAGCTCAGCCCGGAAGTGCAGGAGGACGCCAAGCGCCTGCTGGCCCATGCCGACGAGGTGCGCGCGCGCGTGGCCGCCTTCCCGCTCGAGGGCCAGGACGGCCTGAAGACCCGCTACCACGGCGACTACCACCTGGGCCAGGTGCTGGTCTCGCGCAACGACTTCCTGATCATCGACTTCGAAGGCGAGCCGGCGCGCACGTTCGAGGAGCGCCGCCAACGCAGCTCGGCCCTGCGCGACGTGGCCGGGATGGTGCGCTCGTTCAACTACGCGCACTGGTCGGCGCTGCGACGCGTCGCCCAGAGCCCCGACGAGCTCGTCAAGCTGGAAGCGGCCGCGCGCGACTGGGAGAACCAGACGCGCGACGCCTTCCTCAACGCCTACGGCGAACGCATGATCGAAGGCGGATCGACCCAGTCGGGCGAGGCGGCCGAACGCCTGCTCGCGCTGTTCGAGTTCGAGAAGGCCATGTACGAGCTGCGCTACGAGCTCAGCAACCGCCTCGACTGGGTGCAGGTGCCGCTGCAGGGCATCCTGGCCCTGGTCGACCGCGCCTGA
- the glgX gene encoding glycogen debranching protein GlgX has product MKRSDPIQVVWPGKPYPRGANWDGEGVNFALFSQHAEKVELCLFDDSGRRELQRIVMRERTEDVWHCYLPQARPGMAYGYRVHGPYKPDEGHRFNPHKLLIDPYAKDSVGQLRWSDALYGYTIGSKREDLSFDRRDSAAFMPKGRVLETAFTWGGDRPPDIARQDMVIYEMHVRGFTMRHPAVPEDLRGTYAALATAPVIEYLQRLGVTTVELLPVHSYLNDHHLAQKGMKNYWGYNTLGFFAPEMRYSASRKVKEFKTMVKTLHSAGIEVILDVVYNHTCEGNQMGPTLSLRGIDNAAYYILNAGRRRYYDDFTGCGNTVNLEHPRALQLVMDSLRYWVEEMHVDGFRFDLASALARESGKVENLGGFFDAIRQDPVLNRVKLIAEPWDLGHGGYQVGNFPLGWAEWNDRYRDGMRSYWKGDGHRLGDVARRLTGSQDLYGWSGKQPHASINFITAHDGFTLHDLVSYNEKHNEANGEDNRDGSSNNVSWNCGVEGPSDDPDIRSLRARQKRNLLATLMLSQGVPMLLAGDESGHTQHGNNNVYCQDNELGWLDWDLDGERGELLEFAQRLVHLRRRHPSFGRRSFFQGVAPDGAGVRDLVWFRPDGQEMTPADWGDGNARCIGMFMSGLGIADVGPRGEMLRDDDFFLLLNAHHEHIDFRLPADGGAPWRVEIDTTHPDDAAAAAQALAAPLPRDGEDAAAPSFPGDAAWSHPLHCRSLVLLRRPAHSGP; this is encoded by the coding sequence ATGAAGCGCAGCGATCCGATCCAGGTCGTCTGGCCCGGCAAGCCGTACCCGCGCGGTGCGAACTGGGACGGCGAAGGCGTCAACTTCGCCCTGTTCTCGCAGCATGCGGAGAAGGTCGAGCTGTGCCTGTTCGACGACAGCGGCCGGCGCGAGCTGCAGCGCATCGTGATGCGCGAGCGCACCGAGGACGTCTGGCACTGCTACCTGCCGCAGGCGCGGCCCGGCATGGCCTACGGCTACCGGGTCCACGGCCCCTACAAGCCCGACGAGGGCCATCGCTTCAACCCCCACAAGCTGCTGATCGACCCCTACGCCAAGGACTCGGTCGGCCAGCTGCGCTGGAGCGACGCGCTCTACGGCTACACCATCGGCAGCAAGCGCGAGGACCTGTCGTTCGACCGCCGCGACAGCGCCGCCTTCATGCCCAAGGGCCGCGTGCTGGAGACCGCCTTCACCTGGGGCGGGGACCGCCCGCCGGACATCGCGCGGCAGGACATGGTCATCTACGAGATGCACGTGCGCGGCTTCACGATGCGCCACCCCGCCGTGCCCGAGGACCTGCGCGGCACCTACGCCGCGCTGGCCACCGCGCCGGTCATCGAGTACCTGCAGCGCCTGGGCGTCACCACCGTCGAGCTGCTGCCGGTGCACAGCTACCTGAACGACCACCACCTCGCCCAGAAGGGCATGAAGAACTACTGGGGCTACAACACGCTCGGCTTCTTCGCCCCGGAGATGCGCTACAGCGCCTCGCGCAAGGTCAAGGAATTCAAGACCATGGTGAAGACGCTGCACTCGGCGGGCATCGAGGTCATCCTGGACGTGGTCTACAACCACACCTGCGAAGGCAACCAGATGGGCCCGACGCTGTCGCTGCGCGGCATCGACAACGCGGCCTACTACATCCTCAACGCCGGGCGCCGGCGCTACTACGACGACTTCACCGGCTGCGGCAACACCGTCAACCTGGAGCACCCGCGCGCGCTGCAGCTGGTGATGGACTCGCTGCGCTACTGGGTCGAGGAGATGCACGTCGACGGCTTCCGCTTCGACCTGGCCTCCGCCCTGGCGCGGGAGTCGGGCAAGGTCGAGAACCTGGGCGGCTTCTTCGACGCCATCCGCCAGGACCCGGTGCTCAACCGCGTCAAGCTCATCGCCGAGCCGTGGGACCTGGGTCACGGCGGCTACCAGGTGGGCAACTTCCCGCTCGGCTGGGCCGAGTGGAACGACCGCTACCGAGACGGCATGCGTTCCTACTGGAAGGGCGACGGCCACCGCCTCGGCGACGTCGCCCGGCGCCTGACCGGCTCGCAGGACCTCTACGGCTGGTCGGGCAAGCAGCCGCACGCCAGCATCAACTTCATCACCGCCCACGACGGCTTCACGCTGCACGACCTGGTGTCGTACAACGAGAAGCACAACGAGGCCAACGGCGAGGACAACCGCGACGGCAGCAGCAACAACGTGTCGTGGAACTGCGGCGTCGAGGGTCCGAGCGACGACCCCGACATCCGCTCGCTGCGCGCGCGCCAGAAGCGCAACCTGCTCGCCACGCTGATGCTCTCGCAGGGCGTGCCGATGCTGCTGGCGGGCGACGAGTCGGGACACACGCAGCACGGCAACAACAACGTCTACTGCCAGGACAACGAACTCGGCTGGCTCGACTGGGACCTCGACGGCGAGCGCGGCGAACTGCTCGAGTTCGCGCAGCGGCTGGTCCACCTGCGGCGCCGGCATCCCTCGTTCGGGCGGCGCAGCTTCTTCCAGGGCGTCGCGCCCGACGGCGCCGGCGTCCGCGACCTGGTGTGGTTCCGCCCCGACGGACAAGAGATGACCCCGGCCGACTGGGGCGACGGCAACGCGCGCTGCATCGGCATGTTCATGTCCGGGCTCGGCATCGCCGACGTCGGCCCGCGCGGCGAGATGCTGCGCGACGACGACTTCTTCCTGCTGCTCAACGCGCACCACGAACACATCGACTTCCGTCTGCCCGCCGACGGCGGCGCGCCGTGGCGGGTGGAGATCGACACCACGCATCCCGACGACGCGGCCGCCGCCGCCCAGGCACTGGCGGCCCCCCTCCCGCGCGACGGCGAAGACGCCGCCGCGCCTTCTTTCCCCGGCGACGCGGCCTGGTCCCATCCGCTGCATTGCCGCTCCCTCGTTCTGCTGCGCCGCCCGGCGCATTCCGGCCCATGA
- the glgB gene encoding 1,4-alpha-glucan branching protein GlgB, with amino-acid sequence MHIEQSRLSEQDVWLFREGRHARLHDTMGCQLHEGGGASFAVWAPNAWAVSVIADWNHWNDQATRLTLRDDGSGIWEGHAPEATRGAVYKYRIFSTQNGYVVDKADPFAFYAEQAPATGSRVWSLEHEWNDAEWMAGRGPKNALDAPMSIYELHPGSWQREDGAMLGWAELGERLADYVVEMGFTHIELMPVTEHPFYGSWGYQTTGYFAPTSRYGTPQEFMAFVDHLHQRGIGVLLDWVPSHFPTDQHGLGYFDGTHLFEHADARQGFHPEWNSSIFNYGRNEVRSFLISSGLFWLEKYHLDGLRVDAVASMLYLDYARKHGEWIPNKYGGRENLEAIEFLQDLNRAVYREHPDTVSIAEESTAWPMVSRPTDMGGLGFGMKWNMGWMHDTLKYFSRDPLHRRHHQGQLTFSMVYAFDENFVLPLSHDEVVHGKGSLIDKMPGDDWQQFANLRALFGLMWGHPGKKLLFMGCEFGQRREWTHDGELQWWALGDPKHAGLQRFVRDLNRLYRDVPALYEVDFSAAGFEWITADDSEHSVIAFLRKPRDGGAPALVVCNLTPLPRVNYVVGVPHGGVWDERLNSDAAVYGGSGWGNLGDVTAAPLPAQGRAHSLTLTLPPLSTLILTPAQTL; translated from the coding sequence GTGCACATCGAACAATCGCGCCTGAGCGAGCAGGACGTCTGGCTTTTCCGCGAGGGTCGGCATGCCCGGCTCCACGACACCATGGGCTGTCAGCTGCACGAGGGCGGGGGTGCCTCCTTCGCCGTCTGGGCGCCCAATGCCTGGGCCGTCTCGGTCATCGCCGACTGGAACCACTGGAACGACCAGGCGACGCGGCTCACGCTGCGCGACGACGGCAGCGGCATCTGGGAGGGCCACGCGCCCGAGGCCACGCGCGGCGCGGTCTACAAGTACCGGATCTTCTCGACCCAGAACGGCTACGTGGTCGACAAGGCCGACCCCTTCGCCTTCTACGCCGAGCAGGCGCCCGCGACCGGCTCGCGCGTCTGGTCGCTCGAGCACGAATGGAACGACGCCGAGTGGATGGCCGGGCGGGGACCGAAGAACGCCCTGGACGCCCCGATGTCCATCTACGAGCTGCATCCGGGCTCCTGGCAGCGCGAGGACGGCGCGATGCTCGGCTGGGCCGAACTCGGCGAGCGGCTGGCCGACTACGTGGTCGAGATGGGCTTCACGCACATCGAGCTGATGCCGGTGACCGAGCACCCCTTCTACGGCTCCTGGGGCTACCAGACCACCGGCTACTTCGCCCCGACCTCGCGCTACGGCACGCCGCAGGAGTTCATGGCGTTCGTCGACCACCTGCACCAGCGCGGCATCGGCGTGCTGCTCGACTGGGTGCCGTCGCACTTTCCCACCGACCAGCACGGCCTGGGCTATTTCGACGGCACGCACCTCTTCGAGCACGCCGATGCGCGCCAGGGCTTCCACCCGGAGTGGAACTCGAGCATCTTCAACTACGGGCGCAACGAGGTCCGCAGCTTCCTGATCTCGTCGGGCCTGTTCTGGCTGGAGAAGTACCACCTCGACGGCCTGCGGGTCGATGCCGTGGCCTCCATGCTCTACCTCGACTACGCGCGCAAGCACGGCGAATGGATCCCCAACAAGTACGGCGGCCGCGAGAACCTCGAGGCCATCGAGTTCCTGCAGGACCTCAACCGCGCGGTCTACCGCGAGCACCCCGACACCGTGTCCATCGCCGAGGAGTCGACCGCCTGGCCGATGGTCTCGCGTCCTACCGACATGGGCGGCCTGGGCTTCGGCATGAAGTGGAACATGGGCTGGATGCACGACACGCTCAAGTACTTCTCGCGCGACCCGCTGCACCGCCGCCATCACCAGGGCCAGCTCACCTTCTCGATGGTCTACGCCTTCGACGAGAACTTCGTGCTGCCCCTCTCGCACGACGAGGTGGTGCACGGCAAGGGTTCGCTGATCGACAAGATGCCCGGCGACGACTGGCAGCAGTTCGCCAACCTGCGCGCGCTGTTCGGCCTGATGTGGGGCCATCCCGGCAAGAAGCTGCTCTTCATGGGCTGCGAATTCGGCCAGCGGCGCGAATGGACGCACGACGGCGAACTGCAGTGGTGGGCCCTGGGCGACCCGAAGCACGCCGGCCTGCAGCGCTTCGTGCGCGACCTCAACCGGCTCTACCGCGACGTGCCGGCGCTGTACGAGGTCGATTTCTCGGCCGCCGGCTTCGAGTGGATCACCGCCGACGACAGCGAACACAGCGTGATCGCGTTCCTGCGCAAGCCGCGCGATGGCGGCGCGCCCGCGCTGGTGGTGTGCAACCTGACGCCGCTGCCGCGCGTGAACTACGTGGTGGGCGTGCCGCACGGTGGCGTCTGGGACGAGCGCCTCAACAGCGACGCCGCCGTGTACGGCGGCTCGGGCTGGGGCAACCTCGGCGACGTCACCGCCGCGCCGCTGCCCGCGCAGGGCCGGGCGCACTCGCTCACCCTCACCCTGCCGCCGCTGTCGACCCTCATCCTCACGCCCGCCCAGACCCTCTGA